In Duganella zoogloeoides, a single genomic region encodes these proteins:
- a CDS encoding DUF4124 domain-containing protein, protein MNTIHPITGATAAFLLCAALAAVAGSAQAQVNRCVDAEGRVTLTDEPCARNSRAVNDDVSDNGATGLIVTTGAQSAHLTDDVAATQSAAISTGLTRSRWADLPRPLVRNAAGTDVVTLQTARTTMLMRDDMRRQSRTVATR, encoded by the coding sequence ATGAATACCATCCATCCGATCACGGGCGCCACCGCCGCCTTCCTGCTGTGCGCCGCGCTGGCCGCGGTTGCCGGCAGCGCTCAAGCCCAGGTGAACCGCTGCGTCGATGCCGAAGGCCGCGTCACGCTCACCGATGAACCGTGCGCGCGCAACAGCCGCGCCGTCAACGACGACGTCAGCGACAACGGCGCAACCGGGCTTATCGTCACCACCGGCGCCCAGTCTGCGCACCTGACCGACGATGTCGCTGCGACCCAGTCCGCCGCCATTTCCACCGGCCTCACGCGCAGCCGCTGGGCCGACCTGCCACGTCCGCTGGTGCGCAATGCCGCCGGCACCGACGTCGTCACCCTGCAAACCGCGCGCACCACCATGCTGATGCGCGACGACATGCGGCGCCAGAGCCGCACCGTGGCTACCCGCTGA
- a CDS encoding GGDEF domain-containing protein has protein sequence MRKLLAYSYSIGDPGHRQQFFAEVHHIVALTQAFGLLAWLVTVTLVLDAYGSARAPVLWGLPVMVITLAMTLRARALTPLLVSGALGALATAWAYRWFLNYSDHPGLWVLPLGIAISLAAAPVFCSLLNYLATACGCWLILAVGHFPAQPGHVNFYLGLVAVIGTLCIGAYLNVYFLTLRVNNYRVREELTALAFKDSVTGLNNRRKFTLDARAAQARTDATPLQFLMIDIDDFKVINDTLGHDAGDEVLQRTAEVIGRLSDGHLCGRLGGEEFGVVLAGSAEAARQFAALLLAEVQTACQPPRTVSIGIAELCKKSDLALSYRDADQALYAAKRAGKNRYAEAAPRLAIESTISG, from the coding sequence ATGCGTAAACTCCTGGCTTATTCCTATTCCATCGGCGACCCCGGGCATCGCCAACAGTTCTTCGCCGAAGTCCACCACATCGTGGCGCTGACCCAGGCCTTCGGCCTGCTGGCCTGGCTGGTCACGGTAACCCTGGTGCTCGACGCCTATGGCAGCGCCCGCGCGCCCGTACTGTGGGGCTTGCCGGTAATGGTGATTACGCTGGCGATGACTTTGCGCGCCCGGGCGCTGACACCGCTCCTGGTCAGCGGCGCGCTGGGCGCACTGGCGACGGCCTGGGCCTATCGCTGGTTCCTGAACTATAGCGATCACCCCGGTCTGTGGGTATTACCGTTGGGTATAGCCATATCACTGGCGGCGGCACCCGTGTTTTGCAGCCTGCTCAACTACCTGGCCACGGCGTGCGGGTGCTGGCTGATCCTGGCGGTCGGCCACTTTCCGGCCCAGCCGGGCCACGTCAACTTCTACCTGGGGCTGGTAGCGGTGATCGGCACGCTGTGCATCGGTGCGTATCTGAACGTCTATTTCCTGACCCTGCGCGTAAACAATTACCGGGTACGGGAGGAGTTGACGGCGCTGGCCTTCAAGGACAGTGTCACGGGACTGAACAACCGCCGCAAGTTCACGCTCGACGCGCGCGCCGCGCAAGCGCGCACCGATGCCACGCCGCTGCAATTCCTGATGATCGACATCGACGACTTCAAGGTCATCAACGACACCCTGGGCCACGATGCCGGCGACGAAGTACTGCAACGCACGGCTGAGGTGATCGGCAGGCTGTCGGACGGCCACCTGTGCGGACGCCTGGGTGGCGAAGAGTTCGGGGTGGTGTTGGCCGGCAGCGCGGAGGCAGCGCGCCAGTTTGCCGCGCTGCTGCTGGCGGAAGTGCAGACGGCATGCCAGCCGCCGCGGACGGTCAGCATCGGCATTGCCGAGCTGTGCAAGAAAAGCGACCTGGCGCTCAGCTACCGCGATGCTGACCAGGCCCTGTATGCCGCCAAGCGCGCGGGCAAGAACCGCTATGCCGAGGCCGCGCCCCGGCTGGCAATCGAATCGACGATCAGCGGGTAG
- a CDS encoding Lrp/AsnC family transcriptional regulator, with product MEIDQIDRRILRELRRDGRLSNTRLAELVGLSTTPCWNRVRALEQAGLIEGYTALLSQTGLGYPDTVIIEVTLDRHDDDIFDKFGQALAELPEVMEAYLLTGDYDYLIKVAVAGTAGYEEFLRRKLYKLPGLKHSRSTFVLRCLKKTHSVEP from the coding sequence ATGGAAATCGACCAAATCGACCGCCGCATCTTGCGTGAACTGCGCCGCGATGGGCGCCTGTCCAACACCAGGCTGGCCGAACTGGTCGGGCTGTCCACCACGCCGTGCTGGAACCGCGTGCGTGCGCTCGAACAGGCCGGCCTGATCGAGGGCTACACTGCCTTGCTCAGCCAGACCGGTCTCGGCTATCCGGATACCGTCATCATCGAAGTCACGCTCGACCGCCATGACGACGACATCTTCGACAAATTCGGCCAGGCGCTGGCGGAATTGCCGGAGGTGATGGAAGCCTACCTGCTGACGGGCGACTACGACTACCTGATCAAGGTGGCAGTGGCTGGCACCGCCGGCTACGAGGAATTCCTGCGCCGCAAGCTCTACAAGCTGCCAGGACTTAAGCACAGCCGCTCCACCTTCGTGCTGCGCTGCCTGAAAAAGACCCATTCCGTGGAACCCTGA
- a CDS encoding DUF7660 family protein, with product MLALTVCFGHKQTASKYAGNDYAVARKLEVVTDEATFLAFVQALAQDRRADGKTWENDSIEDFLEAAGSWADDSGFGASQGLSAASPWKKFALFLYCGKIYE from the coding sequence ATGCTGGCGTTAACCGTATGTTTCGGCCACAAGCAGACGGCGTCAAAATATGCTGGAAACGACTATGCAGTTGCACGAAAACTTGAAGTGGTAACTGATGAGGCCACGTTCCTGGCTTTTGTCCAGGCCCTCGCGCAAGACCGGCGCGCTGATGGCAAAACCTGGGAAAATGATTCAATTGAGGACTTTTTAGAAGCGGCAGGCAGCTGGGCTGATGATTCTGGATTCGGAGCTAGCCAGGGGCTCTCAGCAGCATCACCATGGAAGAAGTTCGCATTGTTCCTTTACTGCGGCAAGATATATGAGTAG
- the yidD gene encoding membrane protein insertion efficiency factor YidD, which translates to MKALALAAIKFYQRYISQYKGFCCAYAAYTSDASCSTLGYPAVRRYGVLDGLSVLNRRLVRCGTASRIATVARQMPMLMRRQSGYIDCGGCDAGGCDIPLGGSSWSCHDFLKILDCCSGCSCEWPTRGRATSGYREGTPDNEEAVRRRSRLLREANTPPDTPEP; encoded by the coding sequence ATGAAAGCACTGGCTCTTGCCGCAATTAAGTTCTACCAAAGGTATATTTCGCAATACAAGGGCTTTTGCTGTGCTTACGCCGCTTACACGAGCGATGCTAGTTGTTCGACGCTCGGTTATCCCGCAGTCCGGCGCTACGGGGTTTTGGATGGACTTTCCGTTCTAAACCGGAGGCTGGTGCGATGCGGGACGGCGAGTCGAATTGCGACGGTTGCCCGGCAGATGCCGATGCTGATGCGACGGCAATCCGGCTATATCGACTGCGGTGGTTGCGATGCCGGTGGTTGCGATATTCCACTCGGAGGTTCTAGTTGGTCGTGCCACGATTTTCTGAAAATCCTGGACTGTTGTTCTGGGTGCAGTTGCGAGTGGCCAACTCGCGGCAGGGCAACCTCAGGCTATCGCGAGGGTACCCCAGACAACGAGGAAGCCGTCAGGCGGCGTAGCCGACTCCTGCGCGAGGCAAACACCCCCCCCGATACCCCGGAGCCGTAG
- a CDS encoding DUF3806 domain-containing protein has protein sequence MSSDQKVYFPSSQDIEVLAHQRAVIEKLLSPSDLESKYITAPGKLGTLRAVIAANMFKANQTFELQCMGVVLGDAFVLDMGFHWVVVEDEHGRDFALRYKDTSVIVFPVTMISKRVERGETVDVFDLYNGVTNRFEEISSKKPDRL, from the coding sequence ATGTCAAGCGATCAAAAGGTTTATTTTCCATCGTCACAAGACATTGAGGTGTTGGCACACCAGCGGGCAGTCATCGAGAAGCTCTTGTCCCCATCGGACTTGGAATCAAAATATATCACTGCACCTGGAAAACTGGGAACGTTGCGCGCGGTTATTGCTGCGAACATGTTCAAAGCGAACCAAACGTTCGAACTTCAGTGCATGGGGGTCGTCTTGGGCGACGCGTTTGTCCTCGACATGGGCTTCCATTGGGTAGTCGTCGAAGACGAACACGGCAGAGATTTTGCTCTTAGATACAAAGACACATCCGTCATAGTCTTCCCGGTCACCATGATTTCAAAACGTGTTGAACGGGGAGAGACCGTTGACGTTTTTGATCTCTACAACGGTGTTACAAACAGGTTTGAAGAGATTTCGAGTAAAAAACCCGACAGACTTTAG
- a CDS encoding IS110 family RNA-guided transposase — protein sequence MKIIRVGVDLAKSVFQVHGVDRCEKVVWRKKLSRSEWLPALLEKIEPGCEIGMEACGGAHHWARQLQKHGFAVKLIAPQFVKPYLKSNKNDANDAEAICEAMSRPSMRFVAVKSVEQQNLQAIHRIRAELVSQRSAKGNQIRGLCSEYGLVAPREMIQLRAAIPLWLEDLENGLTQRFRRLLRGLWLDLLNLELRVKELDQEIEIAASTDPVATRLQQLRGVGPIIATAIVANVGDAKQFSSGRQMAASLGLTPRQNSSGGKERLLGITKRGDAQLRTLLIHGARSVLRTAASKNDRMSRWATHIAETRHHNIAAVALANKTARIAWAMMTKGTDYQPGAVAF from the coding sequence ATGAAGATTATCCGCGTCGGCGTTGATCTCGCCAAGAGTGTCTTTCAAGTGCACGGGGTTGATCGTTGCGAAAAGGTTGTATGGCGCAAGAAGCTAAGTCGGTCAGAATGGCTGCCGGCATTGCTGGAGAAAATCGAACCGGGCTGCGAAATTGGAATGGAAGCTTGCGGCGGCGCGCATCATTGGGCCCGGCAATTGCAGAAACACGGCTTCGCGGTAAAGCTCATCGCGCCGCAGTTCGTCAAGCCGTACCTGAAGAGCAACAAGAACGACGCCAACGATGCCGAGGCAATTTGCGAGGCGATGAGCCGGCCGAGTATGCGATTCGTGGCGGTCAAATCGGTGGAGCAGCAGAACCTGCAGGCGATCCACCGGATCAGAGCGGAGCTGGTGAGTCAGCGCTCCGCCAAGGGCAACCAGATCCGGGGGCTGTGCAGTGAGTATGGCTTGGTGGCGCCAAGGGAAATGATTCAACTGCGAGCAGCCATTCCGTTGTGGCTCGAGGATCTGGAGAACGGTCTGACACAACGTTTCCGTCGCCTGCTGCGCGGCTTGTGGCTCGACCTGCTGAACCTGGAGTTGCGGGTGAAGGAACTGGATCAGGAAATAGAAATCGCGGCATCGACCGATCCGGTCGCCACCCGCTTGCAGCAGTTGCGCGGCGTCGGCCCGATCATCGCCACCGCGATTGTGGCCAATGTCGGCGACGCGAAGCAGTTCAGCAGTGGCAGGCAGATGGCGGCCTCGCTGGGGCTCACGCCAAGACAGAACAGTTCAGGCGGCAAGGAGCGATTGCTGGGGATTACGAAACGCGGCGACGCTCAGTTACGAACGTTGTTAATACACGGGGCCCGTTCAGTATTAAGAACGGCGGCGAGCAAGAATGATCGGATGAGCCGCTGGGCGACGCACATCGCCGAGACGAGGCACCACAACATCGCTGCGGTCGCACTGGCCAACAAGACGGCGCGTATCGCCTGGGCGATGATGACCAAGGGCACCGATTACCAGCCTGGGGCAGTAGCATTTTAA
- a CDS encoding GNAT family N-acetyltransferase — protein MPAQAISLDVAIEPIASSAFEVFFAYLNDHLSDNGKPGNVYFQPLPYAESVFSIDKAKAFRDALDIPMGEPGWRRLWGAFTPGRKLVGHIDLRANPEPFAAHRCLLGMGVDRTLRKFGLGQRLIEHAGKWASESGKVKWIDLQVLSVNQPAIRLYERSGFTKTGEVPEMFEIDGQPFSYTSMAKRVEVNFSDLV, from the coding sequence ATGCCCGCCCAGGCAATTTCTCTTGACGTAGCTATTGAACCCATCGCATCTTCTGCCTTTGAAGTATTTTTTGCGTATTTAAATGACCATCTTTCCGATAACGGAAAACCCGGAAATGTTTACTTTCAGCCATTGCCCTACGCTGAATCGGTATTTTCGATTGATAAGGCTAAGGCGTTTCGGGATGCGCTAGACATCCCGATGGGAGAGCCAGGTTGGCGTCGATTGTGGGGAGCGTTTACTCCTGGTCGAAAGTTGGTAGGCCACATCGACTTGCGGGCAAATCCGGAGCCATTTGCAGCTCATCGTTGCCTTCTAGGTATGGGAGTTGACCGAACCTTGAGAAAGTTTGGATTGGGACAACGCCTAATTGAACATGCGGGAAAATGGGCCTCGGAGAGCGGCAAAGTAAAGTGGATTGATTTACAAGTTTTGTCTGTTAACCAACCTGCCATTCGCCTTTATGAGCGCTCGGGCTTCACGAAAACTGGAGAGGTGCCTGAAATGTTTGAGATAGATGGCCAACCTTTTTCGTACACGAGTATGGCGAAGAGGGTTGAGGTAAATTTTAGCGACCTCGTGTAA
- a CDS encoding pentapeptide repeat-containing protein gives MNSRSTEGYTPPENRAQLELRYAAGERYFPNTDLSGESLVGIKLDGADFEKHSWFFDADFSRASLRGVSFRGCNLKCVNFSAADLTGAILELAAIESIKTNGATLSEVKVRGATFYGCELGENVELPSWNW, from the coding sequence ATGAATTCGCGTTCAACCGAAGGCTACACGCCACCTGAAAACCGAGCTCAGCTTGAACTGCGATATGCTGCTGGAGAGCGCTATTTTCCGAATACCGACTTGAGCGGCGAGTCCCTTGTTGGAATCAAACTGGATGGTGCTGACTTCGAAAAGCATTCTTGGTTTTTCGACGCTGATTTTTCTAGAGCGAGCTTGCGCGGCGTAAGCTTTAGAGGATGTAATCTTAAATGTGTTAATTTTTCAGCCGCGGACCTCACTGGTGCAATCCTCGAACTTGCCGCAATCGAGTCGATAAAAACAAATGGTGCGACACTATCGGAGGTGAAAGTCCGTGGCGCAACCTTCTACGGCTGTGAGCTTGGCGAGAACGTTGAACTGCCGTCTTGGAACTGGTAA
- a CDS encoding DUF6966 domain-containing protein, protein MASLLRAYYDTDWGKAYEKLANYIVVSPDETARRILASYGGMGSINDVVLTSGGRPLIEENNRFDLLRSQLKRLCLNSLNGPSSS, encoded by the coding sequence ATGGCGTCGCTCTTGCGGGCTTATTATGATACGGACTGGGGCAAGGCATATGAAAAGCTCGCCAACTACATCGTAGTTTCTCCTGACGAGACCGCACGCCGGATACTGGCCAGTTATGGCGGAATGGGGTCTATCAATGACGTTGTTCTTACGTCGGGTGGACGCCCTCTGATTGAAGAGAACAACAGATTTGATTTGCTACGCTCCCAACTCAAGAGGCTATGCTTAAATAGTCTGAATGGACCAAGTAGTAGCTAG
- a CDS encoding transcriptional repressor, with the protein MTKKLYGVVFASAADAEYEGMAHVWVRDANTAHWFSLSRAVESDCIEVMVSDQLSCYDEVNVTLSKTGILVRLNDAGTQSLDGHHEYSIEFHPESVDIAEIRETLEVIFRGKSGLLLHV; encoded by the coding sequence ATGACTAAGAAATTGTATGGTGTGGTATTTGCCTCTGCGGCAGACGCAGAATATGAGGGCATGGCTCATGTCTGGGTGCGTGACGCGAATACTGCACACTGGTTTTCCCTGTCTCGTGCTGTCGAATCCGACTGCATTGAAGTCATGGTTTCGGACCAACTCAGCTGTTATGATGAGGTTAACGTAACGCTCTCAAAAACTGGAATTCTTGTTCGGCTAAACGATGCAGGAACACAATCGCTCGACGGCCATCATGAATATTCTATCGAATTTCATCCCGAGAGCGTAGACATAGCTGAAATTAGAGAGACTTTGGAAGTTATTTTCAGGGGGAAATCAGGATTGCTGCTACATGTCTGA
- a CDS encoding NCS2 family permease — protein sequence MSSHQSPISRFFQLPEHGSNVRTEVVAGITTFLTMAYIIFVNPTILGDAGMPRDAVFVATCVAAAIGSLIMGLYANYPIGMAPGMGLNAYFAYAVVLGMGVPWQSALGAVFISGCLFFLVSIFKVREHIVNGIPHSLRVAITVGLGLFLALIAMKSSGLVVGSPATLVTVGDMHNPHTIMAVFGFLLIVTLDRLKVPGALLIGIVAVTVLSFFFGGNTFNGFMSLPPSIAPTFFHLDLSGALSIGLFNVVLVFFLVELFDATGTLMGVASRAGLLVGGKMARLNKALMADSGAILAGSMLGTSSTTAYLESAAGVQAGGRTGLTAVVVAALFLAALFFAPIARVVPAYATAPALLFVACLMLRDLVEVDWTETTESVPAAITALVIPFTYSIAHGIAFGFITYAGLKLLTGQARQVKPVVWIIAVVFLVKYSYT from the coding sequence GTGTCCTCTCATCAGTCCCCGATTTCCCGATTTTTCCAGCTCCCCGAGCATGGCAGCAACGTACGCACCGAGGTGGTGGCCGGCATTACCACCTTCCTGACGATGGCCTACATTATCTTCGTCAACCCCACCATCCTCGGCGACGCCGGCATGCCGCGCGACGCGGTGTTCGTGGCCACCTGCGTGGCCGCCGCCATCGGCAGCCTGATCATGGGCCTGTATGCCAACTACCCGATCGGCATGGCGCCCGGCATGGGCCTGAACGCCTATTTCGCCTACGCCGTGGTGCTGGGCATGGGCGTGCCGTGGCAATCGGCGCTGGGCGCGGTCTTCATTTCCGGCTGCCTGTTCTTCCTGGTCAGCATTTTTAAGGTGCGCGAGCACATCGTCAACGGCATCCCGCACTCGTTGCGGGTGGCTATCACCGTGGGCCTCGGACTTTTCCTGGCCCTGATCGCCATGAAAAGCTCGGGCCTGGTGGTCGGCAGCCCCGCCACCCTGGTCACGGTAGGCGACATGCATAATCCGCACACCATCATGGCCGTGTTCGGCTTCCTGCTGATCGTCACCCTGGACCGCCTGAAAGTGCCGGGGGCTTTGCTGATCGGCATCGTTGCCGTCACCGTGCTCAGTTTTTTCTTCGGCGGCAATACCTTCAACGGCTTCATGTCGCTGCCGCCATCGATCGCACCGACCTTCTTCCACCTCGACCTGTCCGGCGCCCTGTCGATCGGCTTGTTCAACGTGGTGCTGGTGTTCTTCCTGGTGGAATTGTTCGACGCCACCGGCACCCTGATGGGCGTGGCCAGCCGCGCCGGCCTGCTGGTCGGCGGCAAGATGGCGCGCCTGAACAAGGCGCTGATGGCCGACAGCGGCGCCATCCTGGCCGGCTCCATGTTGGGCACGTCCAGCACCACCGCCTACCTGGAGAGCGCGGCCGGCGTGCAGGCCGGTGGCCGCACGGGCCTGACCGCCGTGGTGGTCGCGGCACTGTTCCTGGCCGCCCTGTTCTTCGCGCCGATCGCCCGCGTGGTACCCGCCTACGCTACCGCGCCCGCGCTGCTGTTTGTCGCGTGCCTGATGCTGCGCGACCTGGTGGAGGTCGACTGGACCGAGACCACCGAAAGCGTGCCGGCCGCCATCACCGCGCTGGTGATTCCGTTTACCTATTCAATCGCGCACGGCATCGCCTTCGGCTTCATCACCTACGCCGGCCTCAAGCTACTGACCGGCCAGGCGCGCCAGGTCAAGCCGGTGGTGTGGATTATCGCCGTGGTATTCCTGGTCAAGTACAGCTACACATGA
- a CDS encoding diguanylate cyclase domain-containing protein has product MDVAVILPRSLKFRMTLVVILLVLAATMIVTWVALVLAERDMKAIIGNQQFALLSSSAAQIDAQLNAKKLLLASLAEDLPPAATASAADMLEFVNRHPIARREFRNLVIYNRQGDLLHTQGQGVATLDTSASLRAYLAKVLADGKAIVSPPYKSVMTGAPAVVIMQPVKDAEGRATMMLGGSLDLADSSMLEQVAGQRSGRTGYSFIFTTRGILVQHPDRALLLEDVTKRDNLNLGMQRALEGFEGWTEATGQDGTPSIYSYKRLRSADWIVGARYPVDEAFAPMIAMRHKGMLAAAAFAAMAGVMAWLAVRAMLRPLSLLRQHIGEIRNGSADIGVLQPCRPDEIGDLAGAFHELMAEREAAQKAVRDSEALISSILERAPDAFVSCAADGAITNWNEAAERTFGWRRAEALGRDIAELIVPPAMRGAHQAGMQAFGEGRMGRLINARVRITALHRDGHEVPVELSVGSIRHGGAYYATAFLHDITERVAFEERLTQLARIDPLTGIANRLYFEEVLQQAVVRARRNRMPLALAYLDIDRFKSINDSLGHAAGDAVLCEFATRLGANVRAADTVARIAGDEFVIIFEQVDQADEAARMAQKIVAAIRVPFTVDGAPLLVTTSIGIALLDGDDLAPAALVARADAALYQAKRQGRDGYALAP; this is encoded by the coding sequence ATGGACGTAGCCGTCATCCTGCCACGGAGTCTCAAGTTTCGCATGACCCTGGTCGTGATTTTGCTGGTGCTGGCCGCCACCATGATCGTGACGTGGGTGGCGCTGGTACTGGCGGAGCGCGACATGAAAGCCATTATCGGCAACCAGCAATTTGCATTGCTGTCATCATCGGCTGCCCAGATCGACGCGCAATTGAACGCCAAAAAGCTGCTGCTGGCCAGCCTGGCCGAAGACTTGCCGCCGGCAGCCACCGCCAGCGCGGCAGACATGCTCGAGTTCGTCAACCGCCACCCGATCGCGCGGCGCGAGTTTCGCAACCTGGTCATCTACAACCGGCAGGGCGACCTGCTGCACACCCAGGGCCAAGGCGTGGCCACGCTTGACACCAGCGCCTCGCTGCGCGCCTACCTGGCCAAGGTGCTGGCAGACGGCAAGGCCATCGTTTCGCCGCCCTACAAGAGCGTGATGACCGGCGCGCCGGCAGTGGTGATCATGCAACCGGTGAAAGACGCTGAAGGCCGTGCCACCATGATGCTGGGCGGCAGCCTCGATCTTGCGGACTCCAGCATGCTGGAACAGGTGGCCGGGCAACGATCGGGACGCACCGGTTACTCGTTCATCTTCACCACCCGCGGCATCCTGGTCCAGCACCCGGACCGCGCGTTGCTGCTCGAAGACGTGACCAAGCGTGACAACCTCAATCTTGGCATGCAACGGGCGCTGGAAGGGTTCGAAGGCTGGACCGAGGCGACTGGACAAGATGGCACGCCCAGCATCTATTCCTATAAGCGCTTGCGCAGCGCGGACTGGATCGTCGGCGCCCGCTACCCGGTCGATGAGGCATTTGCACCGATGATCGCCATGCGCCACAAGGGCATGCTGGCAGCGGCCGCGTTTGCGGCCATGGCCGGCGTGATGGCCTGGCTGGCGGTCCGCGCCATGTTGCGCCCGCTGAGCTTGCTGCGCCAGCACATCGGCGAGATCCGCAACGGCAGCGCCGACATCGGCGTGTTGCAACCGTGCCGCCCCGACGAGATCGGCGACCTGGCCGGCGCATTCCACGAGCTGATGGCCGAGCGCGAAGCGGCGCAAAAGGCGGTGCGCGACAGCGAAGCGCTGATCAGCAGCATCCTCGAGCGGGCGCCGGACGCATTTGTCAGCTGCGCGGCCGACGGCGCCATCACTAACTGGAACGAAGCGGCCGAACGCACGTTCGGCTGGCGCCGTGCCGAAGCGCTGGGCCGCGATATCGCCGAACTGATCGTGCCGCCGGCCATGCGCGGCGCGCACCAGGCCGGCATGCAGGCGTTTGGCGAAGGCCGCATGGGGCGCCTGATCAACGCGCGGGTGCGCATCACCGCCCTGCACCGCGACGGCCACGAAGTGCCGGTCGAACTGTCGGTCGGCTCGATCCGCCATGGCGGCGCCTACTATGCCACGGCGTTTTTGCACGACATCACCGAACGGGTGGCGTTCGAAGAGCGGCTGACCCAACTGGCCCGCATCGATCCGCTGACGGGCATTGCCAACCGCCTGTACTTCGAGGAAGTGCTGCAACAGGCCGTGGTGCGGGCGCGCCGCAACCGCATGCCGCTCGCGCTGGCCTATCTCGACATCGACCGCTTCAAATCCATCAACGACAGCCTGGGCCACGCCGCCGGCGACGCCGTGCTGTGCGAATTCGCCACCCGCCTGGGCGCCAACGTGCGCGCGGCCGATACGGTGGCGCGCATTGCCGGCGACGAATTCGTCATCATCTTCGAGCAGGTGGACCAGGCCGACGAAGCGGCGCGGATGGCGCAAAAAATCGTCGCCGCGATCCGGGTGCCATTCACCGTGGACGGCGCGCCCTTGCTGGTCACCACCAGCATCGGCATCGCCTTGCTCGACGGCGACGACCTGGCCCCAGCCGCGCTGGTGGCGCGCGCCGACGCCGCGCTGTACCAGGCCAAGCGTCAGGGTCGCGACGGCTACGCGCTGGCCCCATGA
- a CDS encoding DNA/RNA non-specific endonuclease: protein MNLIQRSAAAVFVAGGLLAASLAAASQCPTHYVDGRPPEILNRKMEAATTELCYGVFGVMHSGITRTPLWSAEHLKVDNLEAAKDLSRENSFHAEKRLPAIARAELADYARSGYDRGHMAPNADMPDRSTQRESFTLANMVPQDGDINRNLWAGIEGVVRGMARKEGDLYVLTGPAFIGSNLQKVGRVLVPTHLYKLVYSPRQRAGGAYFVENKAGATYETLTVAQLESRIGIDLLPSLSAREKQVMLRLPNVRQRKERSK from the coding sequence ATGAATTTGATCCAGCGTTCGGCCGCCGCCGTGTTCGTTGCCGGTGGCCTGCTGGCCGCCAGCCTGGCAGCCGCCAGCCAATGCCCGACCCATTATGTCGATGGCCGTCCCCCTGAAATTCTCAATCGCAAGATGGAAGCAGCTACCACCGAACTCTGCTACGGCGTGTTTGGTGTCATGCATTCCGGCATCACCCGCACGCCGCTGTGGTCGGCCGAGCATCTGAAGGTGGACAATCTCGAGGCCGCCAAGGACTTGTCGCGCGAGAACTCTTTCCATGCTGAAAAACGGTTGCCGGCCATTGCCCGCGCCGAGCTGGCCGACTATGCGCGCAGCGGCTACGATCGCGGCCACATGGCGCCCAATGCCGACATGCCCGACCGCAGCACCCAGCGCGAAAGCTTTACCCTGGCCAATATGGTGCCGCAAGATGGCGATATCAACCGCAACCTGTGGGCAGGCATCGAAGGCGTGGTGCGCGGCATGGCCAGGAAAGAAGGCGACCTCTACGTGCTGACCGGGCCGGCCTTCATCGGCAGCAACTTGCAAAAAGTCGGCAGGGTGCTGGTACCCACCCATTTGTACAAGCTCGTGTATAGCCCGCGCCAGCGCGCCGGCGGCGCCTATTTTGTCGAGAACAAGGCCGGCGCCACCTACGAGACCCTGACCGTGGCGCAACTGGAAAGCCGGATCGGCATCGATCTGCTACCGTCGTTGTCGGCGCGCGAAAAACAAGTGATGCTGCGCCTGCCCAATGTGCGTCAACGCAAGGAACGGAGTAAATAA